In a single window of the Entelurus aequoreus isolate RoL-2023_Sb linkage group LG16, RoL_Eaeq_v1.1, whole genome shotgun sequence genome:
- the LOC133630989 gene encoding inositol monophosphatase 1-like isoform X3, whose protein sequence is MADWSHCLTFGLSVAKQASQLIMAAFKQQKEVTCKSSAADLVTQSDMKVEKFIMSAIADKYPHHRFIGEESVGMGENLQLTDHPTWIIDPIDGTVNFVHSFPFVAVSIAFCVNKQTEFGIVYSCVDDKVYHAQRGRGAFMNGQMLHVSGQQDVSRCVVVTEIGAERDDVALSTMTSNIFRLLKLPVHGVRALGTAAVDMCQVATGGADVYYHIGMHCWDIAASAIIVQEAGGVVMDTDGSEFDMMSRRVIAASSSTVANRIARVISAFPCCRDDAKPST, encoded by the exons ATGGCCGACTGGAGCCACTGTTTGACCTTTGGCCTCTCAGTGGCCAAACAGGCCAGTCAG CTGATCATGGCGGCATTTAAGCAGCAGAAGGAGGTGACGTGTAAAAGTTCTGCTGCTGATTTGGTGACACAAAGTGACATGAAGGTGGAAAAGTTTATTATGTCTGCCATTGCTGACAAATATCCTCACCACAG GTTCATCGGGGAGGAGTCTGTGGGCATGGGGGAGAACTTGCAGCTGACAGATCATCCCACCTGGATCATTGATCCCATTGATGGAACTGTCAATTTTGTCCACAG CTTTCCGTTTGTGGCCGTCTCCATCGCCTTCTGTGTCAATAAGCAG ACGGAGTTTGGTATCGTGTACAGCTGTGTGGACGACAAAGTGTACCATGCTCAGCGAGGAAGAGGAGCCTTTATGAATGGACAAATGCTGCACGTCTCCGGACAGCAAG ATGTGAGCAGATGTGTGGTGGTGACGGAGATCGGGGCGGAGCGCGATGACGTTGCTCTGTCCACAATGACGTCCAACATCTTCAGACTGCTGAAGCTTCCTGTGCACGG AGTGCGAGCGTTAGGCACGGCGGCAGTGGATATGTGTCAGGTGGCGACTGGTGGCGCTGACGTCTACTATCACATTGGGATGCACTGCTGGGACATCGCTGCCTCTGCTATTATCGTCCAGGAAGCTGGAGGCGTTGTCATGGATACTGATG GCTCAGAGTTCGACATGATGTCACGCCGAGTCATCGCAGCGAGCTCGTCTACTGTGGCCAATCGTATTGCTCGGGTGATTAGCGCATTTCCCTGTTGCCGTGACGACGCCAAGCCAAGCACATGA
- the LOC133630989 gene encoding inositol monophosphatase 1-like isoform X2 — MNCSSCQLLTQLIMADWSHCLTFGLSVAKQASQLIMAAFKQQKEVTCKSSAADLVTQSDMKLSFDPRFIGEESVGMGENLQLTDHPTWIIDPIDGTVNFVHSFPFVAVSIAFCVNKQTEFGIVYSCVDDKVYHAQRGRGAFMNGQMLHVSGQQDVSRCVVVTEIGAERDDVALSTMTSNIFRLLKLPVHGVRALGTAAVDMCQVATGGADVYYHIGMHCWDIAASAIIVQEAGGVVMDTDGSEFDMMSRRVIAASSSTVANRIARVISAFPCCRDDAKPST, encoded by the exons ATGAACTGTTCTTCATGTCAACTTCTCACACAGCTCATCATGGCCGACTGGAGCCACTGTTTGACCTTTGGCCTCTCAGTGGCCAAACAGGCCAGTCAG CTGATCATGGCGGCATTTAAGCAGCAGAAGGAGGTGACGTGTAAAAGTTCTGCTGCTGATTTGGTGACACAAAGTGACATGAAG TTGAGCTTTGACCCCAGGTTCATCGGGGAGGAGTCTGTGGGCATGGGGGAGAACTTGCAGCTGACAGATCATCCCACCTGGATCATTGATCCCATTGATGGAACTGTCAATTTTGTCCACAG CTTTCCGTTTGTGGCCGTCTCCATCGCCTTCTGTGTCAATAAGCAG ACGGAGTTTGGTATCGTGTACAGCTGTGTGGACGACAAAGTGTACCATGCTCAGCGAGGAAGAGGAGCCTTTATGAATGGACAAATGCTGCACGTCTCCGGACAGCAAG ATGTGAGCAGATGTGTGGTGGTGACGGAGATCGGGGCGGAGCGCGATGACGTTGCTCTGTCCACAATGACGTCCAACATCTTCAGACTGCTGAAGCTTCCTGTGCACGG AGTGCGAGCGTTAGGCACGGCGGCAGTGGATATGTGTCAGGTGGCGACTGGTGGCGCTGACGTCTACTATCACATTGGGATGCACTGCTGGGACATCGCTGCCTCTGCTATTATCGTCCAGGAAGCTGGAGGCGTTGTCATGGATACTGATG GCTCAGAGTTCGACATGATGTCACGCCGAGTCATCGCAGCGAGCTCGTCTACTGTGGCCAATCGTATTGCTCGGGTGATTAGCGCATTTCCCTGTTGCCGTGACGACGCCAAGCCAAGCACATGA
- the LOC133630989 gene encoding inositol monophosphatase 1-like isoform X1: MNCSSCQLLTQLIMADWSHCLTFGLSVAKQASQLIMAAFKQQKEVTCKSSAADLVTQSDMKVEKFIMSAIADKYPHHRFIGEESVGMGENLQLTDHPTWIIDPIDGTVNFVHSFPFVAVSIAFCVNKQTEFGIVYSCVDDKVYHAQRGRGAFMNGQMLHVSGQQDVSRCVVVTEIGAERDDVALSTMTSNIFRLLKLPVHGVRALGTAAVDMCQVATGGADVYYHIGMHCWDIAASAIIVQEAGGVVMDTDGSEFDMMSRRVIAASSSTVANRIARVISAFPCCRDDAKPST, encoded by the exons ATGAACTGTTCTTCATGTCAACTTCTCACACAGCTCATCATGGCCGACTGGAGCCACTGTTTGACCTTTGGCCTCTCAGTGGCCAAACAGGCCAGTCAG CTGATCATGGCGGCATTTAAGCAGCAGAAGGAGGTGACGTGTAAAAGTTCTGCTGCTGATTTGGTGACACAAAGTGACATGAAGGTGGAAAAGTTTATTATGTCTGCCATTGCTGACAAATATCCTCACCACAG GTTCATCGGGGAGGAGTCTGTGGGCATGGGGGAGAACTTGCAGCTGACAGATCATCCCACCTGGATCATTGATCCCATTGATGGAACTGTCAATTTTGTCCACAG CTTTCCGTTTGTGGCCGTCTCCATCGCCTTCTGTGTCAATAAGCAG ACGGAGTTTGGTATCGTGTACAGCTGTGTGGACGACAAAGTGTACCATGCTCAGCGAGGAAGAGGAGCCTTTATGAATGGACAAATGCTGCACGTCTCCGGACAGCAAG ATGTGAGCAGATGTGTGGTGGTGACGGAGATCGGGGCGGAGCGCGATGACGTTGCTCTGTCCACAATGACGTCCAACATCTTCAGACTGCTGAAGCTTCCTGTGCACGG AGTGCGAGCGTTAGGCACGGCGGCAGTGGATATGTGTCAGGTGGCGACTGGTGGCGCTGACGTCTACTATCACATTGGGATGCACTGCTGGGACATCGCTGCCTCTGCTATTATCGTCCAGGAAGCTGGAGGCGTTGTCATGGATACTGATG GCTCAGAGTTCGACATGATGTCACGCCGAGTCATCGCAGCGAGCTCGTCTACTGTGGCCAATCGTATTGCTCGGGTGATTAGCGCATTTCCCTGTTGCCGTGACGACGCCAAGCCAAGCACATGA
- the lg16h7orf25 gene encoding UPF0415 protein C7orf25 homolog: MSLKDMLQERIGVAKTLCQRAEKLSPSVEGRGKLCSKLRAELRFLRRVECGELLIKESHLHSTNLTHLTAIVESAESLEDVVAVLHVFSYQDTASRKQTLVVDVVANGGHTWVKAVGRKAEALHNIWQGRGQYGIKSIIRQAEDFVQASCQQPVQYLHPHVVFAFYNGVSSPMAERLKDMGVSVRGDIVAVNAVLTEEEDDENDEEHEEAEEESELTRVDRDNVVASLAFPTQVRTEECPRVNLDITTLIAYVSSLSHGRCHFTFREHVLTEQAAQERRQQVLPQLDAFMAGKELYACAAAVQDFQLILDTLGGPGEKERARQLLDRLHLVDDRPSERALRLTPSAKVNRRSLLIFGTGDSLQAVTMTANSRFVRAAANQDVRFSVFIHQPRALTEGKEWRAKPISAAADGSS; this comes from the coding sequence ATGTCTCTGAAGGACATGTTGCAGGAGAGAATTGGCGTGGCCAAAACGCTGTGTCAAAGGGCCGAGAAGCTCAGTCCCTCTGTGGAAGGCAGAGGGAAATTATGCAGCAAACTGCGAGCGGAGCTCCGCTTCCTGAGGCGAGTGGAGTGTGGCGAACTGCTCATCAAAGAGTCCCACTTGCACAGCACCAATCTGACCCACCTGACCGCCATCGTGGAGTCTGCCGAGAGCCTTGAGGACGTGGTCGCCGTGCTGCACGTCTTCTCCTACCAGGACACCGCCAGCCGCAAGCAGACGCTGGTGGTGGACGTGGTGGCCAATGGTGGGCACACCTGGGTCAAGGCGGTGGGCAGGAAGGCCGAGGCGCTACACAACATCTGGCAGGGGCGGGGCCAGTACGGCATCAAGAGCATCATCCGACAGGCGGAGGACTTTGTGCAGGCGAGCTGCCAGCAGCCCGTCCAGTACCTCCACCCCCACGTCGTCTTTGCCTTTTACAACGGCGTGTCCAGCCCCATGGCGGAGCGCCTGAAGGACATGGGCGTGTCTGTCCGCGGGGACATCGTCGCCGTAAACGCGGTGCTGACAGAGGAAGAGGACGATGAAAACGACGAGGAGCACGAGGAGGCGGAAGAGGAGTCCGAGCTGACCAGAGTGGACCGCGACAACGTCGTGGCAAGCCTGGCATTCCCCACACAAGTCCGCACCGAAGAGTGTCCCCGCGTCAACCTTGACATCACCACGCTCATCGCCTACGTGTCATCGCTGAGTCACGGCCGCTGTCACTTCACCTTCAGAGAGCACGTCCTCACTGAGCAGGCCGCTCAGGAGCGCCGCCAGCAGGTGTTGCCGCAACTCGACGCCTTTATGGCGGGGAAGGAGTTGTACGCCTGTGCCGCCGCCGTCCAGGACTTCCAGCTCATCCTGGATACACTGGGCGGGCCCGGCGAGAAGGAGCGCGCTCGTCAGCTGCTGGACCGCCTCCACCTGGTGGACGACCGGCCTTCAGAGCGGGCATTGCGCCTCACCCCGAGTGCCAAGGTCAACCGCCGCTCCCTCTTGATTTTCGGCACCGGAGACTCGCTGCAGGCGGTCACCATGACAGCAAACAGTCGCTTTGTCAGGGCAGCGGCTAATCAGGACGTCCGGTTCAGCGTCTTCATCCACCAACCGCGAGCTTTGACTGAGGGCAAAGAGTGGAGGGCCAAGCCAATCAGTGCAGCAGCTGATGGGAGTTCATAA
- the impa1 gene encoding inositol monophosphatase 1 — MADVWQSAMDHAVAVARKAGQVVREAVQSVHKKAVMVKSSSVDLVTETDQKVEKLIIQSVKEKFPKHSFIGEESVAAGEVCTLTDNPTWIIDPIDGTTNFVHTYPYVGVSIGFSVNKQVEFGVVYSCLQDQMFTARRGKGAFCNGEPLQVSNQQDIHQALIAAEFGSNRDVQTVEKIFSSLKKVVSIPVHGVRGAGSAAINMCLVASGCVEAYYEIGMHVWDIAAGSLIVSEAGGVVMDVEGGPLDLMSRRVLAANNQKVAERLVKEIDAFCPIRDDAPLAE, encoded by the exons ATGGCCGATGTGTGGCAGAGCGCCATGGACCACGCTGTAGCTGTGGCTAGAAAAGCTGGACAG GTGGTGCGGGAAGCTGTGCAAAGCGTTCATAAGAAAGCGGTGATGGTGAAAAGTTCGTCAGTCGATCTGGTGACCGAGACTGACCAGAAGGTGGAGAAGCTCATCATCCAGTCTGTGAAGGAGAAGTTCCCAAAACACAG CTTCATAGGGGAGGAGTCTGTTGCCGCAGGAGAAGTTTGCACCCTGACTGACAATCCCACCTGGATCATTGACCCCATTGATGGCACCACCAACTTTGTTCACAC CTATCCTTATGTTGGCGTGTCCATCGGATTCTCCGTCAACAAACAG GTGGAGTTCGGTGTGGTATACAGTTGTCTCCAAGATCAAATGTTCACTGCACGGCGAGGGAAGGGCGCCTTCTGTAACGGAGAACCTCTACAAGTTTCTAATCAGCAAG ACATCCACCAGGCTCTCATCGCTGCAGAGTTTGGGTCCAACAGAGACGTGCAAACCGTGGAAAAGATCTTCTCCAGCCTTAAGAAAGTTGTCAGCATCCCTGTCCACGG GGTGCGTGGCGCAGGAAGTGCAGCCATCAACATGTGCCTGGTGGCGTCCGGCTGCGTGGAGGCTTACTACGAGATCGGCATGCACGTGTGGGATATCGCAGCGGGCTCGCTCATCGTCTCTGAGGCCGGCGGCGTCGTCATGGACGTGGAGG gaGGCCCGCTGGACTTGATGTCCCGCCGAGTTTTGGCAGCCAACAATCAGAAAGTCGCCGAGCGACTCGTCAAAGAAATCGATGCATTCTGTCCGATTAGAGACGACGCGCCGCTCGCAGAGTGA